One Terriglobia bacterium genomic region harbors:
- the plsY gene encoding glycerol-3-phosphate 1-O-acyltransferase PlsY, which produces MGLAILAVPVAYLLGSIPFGYLIVKLKSGRDVREVGSRSIGATNVMRAAGRAGGILTFLLDVGKGFVAVLIAQKLSPENHWMIAAAAMSAILGHVFPLFLKFRGGKGVATGVGVFLAIFPQAVAAVLIIFVLIVWLSRYISLGSIVATSAFPVFAYFMGQGALPPPILIATALGALLIVAKHHENIRRLLRGTENKFTGFSKKTP; this is translated from the coding sequence ATGGGTCTGGCAATTTTGGCTGTCCCGGTCGCGTATTTGTTGGGATCAATCCCGTTTGGCTATCTTATCGTCAAATTGAAATCAGGCCGCGATGTGCGCGAAGTGGGGAGCCGCTCCATTGGCGCTACGAACGTGATGCGTGCGGCCGGCAGGGCAGGCGGTATTCTGACCTTCCTGTTGGACGTGGGAAAAGGTTTCGTGGCGGTCCTGATCGCGCAGAAACTCTCTCCGGAAAATCATTGGATGATCGCGGCTGCGGCCATGTCGGCAATCCTGGGGCATGTCTTTCCCCTTTTTCTGAAGTTTAGAGGCGGTAAAGGGGTGGCCACAGGGGTCGGGGTGTTTCTGGCCATCTTCCCGCAAGCGGTGGCGGCCGTGCTCATCATTTTCGTGCTGATCGTTTGGTTGTCCCGCTACATCTCCCTGGGCTCCATCGTTGCCACCAGTGCGTTTCCGGTGTTCGCGTATTTCATGGGTCAGGGCGCCCTGCCGCCGCCGATCCTCATAGCGACAGCGCTGGGCGCCCTTCTCATCGTGGCCAAACATCATGAGAATATTCGCCGCTTGCTCCGGGGTACCGAGAACAAGTTCACCGGCTTTTCGAAGAAGACTCCATGA
- the rsmD gene encoding 16S rRNA (guanine(966)-N(2))-methyltransferase RsmD encodes MLRIIAGEYGGRRLRTLRGMHLRPTSDQLRETLFNIIGPRIVGARFLDAYAGSGAVGLEALSRGAAHVTFIERHRPAVECVRSNLLALEINERFSIIQGDVVRALLQQEEFDICFLDPPYAEAQEYEKALTALGRRITWPRDALVIAEHSKRLSLTTTYGSLKRVREKTQGDSRLSFYQPQIPNPGLR; translated from the coding sequence ATGCTACGAATCATCGCGGGAGAATATGGCGGCCGTCGGCTGAGAACCCTCCGGGGGATGCATTTGCGGCCGACCAGTGATCAACTCCGTGAGACTCTTTTCAACATTATCGGGCCGCGGATCGTCGGCGCCCGGTTCCTGGATGCCTATGCCGGCAGCGGCGCCGTTGGCTTGGAGGCGCTCAGTCGCGGCGCAGCTCACGTGACCTTTATTGAAAGGCACCGCCCTGCCGTCGAGTGTGTCCGCTCGAACCTTTTGGCATTGGAAATCAACGAGAGATTTAGTATCATCCAGGGCGATGTCGTCCGAGCGCTCCTGCAACAGGAAGAATTCGACATCTGCTTCCTGGATCCCCCTTATGCGGAAGCGCAGGAGTATGAGAAGGCCCTTACCGCTCTCGGCCGCAGAATCACCTGGCCGAGGGATGCCCTGGTCATTGCGGAGCACTCCAAACGTCTCAGCCTGACGACGACGTATGGCTCGCTCAAGCGGGTGAGGGAAAAAACGCAAGGGGACAGTCGGCTTTCATTTTATCAACCGCAGATTCCCAATCCCGGACTTCGGTGA
- a CDS encoding ABC transporter ATP-binding protein has translation MITPTPQTTHAIETSGLTRRFGNLYAVDGLDLRVEVGTFYGFLGPNGAGKSTTMKMLTGLLAPTSGSIRIFDQPMADTDETRWMKRRMGVVPEDFALFDNLTAREYLTFIGRMYLLPLPTVRERCQQLLEMMSLENEETKLTLEFSHGMKKKLALAAALIADPDLLFLDEPFEGIDAVSSRVLRDILKRAVERGATVFLTSHILEIVEKLCTDVGIIAKGKLVHQASMDEIRQKGSLEDVFLKTVGSEQAEARKLSWLEE, from the coding sequence ATGATCACTCCTACCCCTCAAACAACCCATGCCATCGAAACGAGCGGACTGACGCGGCGCTTTGGAAATCTCTATGCCGTGGATGGCCTCGACCTGCGAGTCGAGGTGGGGACGTTTTACGGCTTCTTAGGTCCCAACGGGGCAGGAAAATCGACCACCATGAAAATGTTGACCGGCCTGCTGGCACCGACGAGCGGATCGATCCGGATATTCGACCAGCCGATGGCGGACACGGACGAGACCCGATGGATGAAGCGCCGAATGGGAGTGGTTCCCGAAGATTTTGCGCTCTTTGACAATCTAACGGCACGCGAATACCTCACCTTTATCGGACGGATGTACTTGCTGCCGCTTCCGACCGTGCGCGAGCGTTGCCAGCAATTGTTGGAAATGATGAGCCTCGAGAACGAAGAAACGAAGCTCACCCTCGAATTCTCACACGGCATGAAGAAGAAGCTGGCTCTCGCGGCAGCGCTGATCGCGGACCCGGATCTCCTGTTTCTGGATGAGCCGTTTGAAGGCATCGATGCGGTCTCGTCTCGCGTCCTGCGCGACATCCTCAAGCGCGCGGTCGAGCGCGGCGCCACCGTGTTTCTCACCTCGCACATTCTCGAGATTGTCGAGAAACTCTGCACCGATGTCGGCATCATTGCCAAAGGGAAACTGGTGCATCAGGCTTCGATGGACGAGATCCGTCAAAAGGGCTCGCTTGAGGATGTCTTTCTGAAAACGGTTGGGAGCGAACAGGCGGAGGCCCGCAAGTTGAGCTGGCTGGAAGAATAA
- a CDS encoding mannose-1-phosphate guanylyltransferase, giving the protein MIYAVILAGGRGTRFWPQSRAAKPKQLLKILTQRSLLQQSVDRIATVIPPGNIFVLGNKILRDSIREQLPEVPSEQIIAEPVGRNTAPCIALAAHLIVGRDPEAVLVVLPSDHIITRREVFLDCLRAAEAVAQKDSNIVVLGLKPTRPETGFGYVQVEDNRVQRLFGVEVHAVRQFVEKPDRPTAERYLSDGNYYWNGGIFVWKASTVVAATERYLPQTHRALIEIVACAEAGAFDQALEEWYPRTDSISVDYGIMEKADNIFCVAGDIGWSDLGSWEALYEALEKDASGNILKGNCLTLDAMRNLVDVSGKQVALIGVADLVIVETEDALLICDRKRSQDVSSMVKELELRGLKGLL; this is encoded by the coding sequence ATGATCTATGCCGTCATCTTGGCAGGTGGACGTGGCACGCGGTTCTGGCCACAGAGCCGGGCTGCCAAACCCAAACAACTCCTCAAGATTCTGACCCAGCGATCGCTGTTGCAGCAGAGTGTGGATCGGATTGCGACCGTGATCCCTCCGGGCAATATTTTTGTCCTGGGAAACAAGATCCTCCGCGATTCCATCCGGGAACAGTTGCCCGAGGTCCCTTCCGAGCAAATCATTGCGGAACCGGTGGGGCGCAATACAGCGCCCTGTATCGCCCTGGCGGCACACCTCATCGTAGGGCGCGACCCCGAGGCCGTCCTGGTTGTCCTCCCGTCTGACCACATCATTACCCGGCGCGAGGTCTTTCTGGATTGTCTTCGTGCTGCGGAAGCGGTTGCGCAGAAGGACTCAAACATTGTCGTGCTGGGATTGAAGCCCACCCGGCCGGAGACGGGATTTGGCTATGTCCAGGTGGAAGACAATCGAGTGCAGCGCCTCTTCGGTGTCGAAGTTCATGCAGTGCGCCAGTTCGTTGAGAAGCCGGACCGGCCGACGGCCGAGCGCTATTTGTCTGACGGGAATTACTACTGGAATGGGGGCATCTTTGTCTGGAAAGCGAGCACGGTGGTTGCGGCAACCGAGCGATACCTTCCGCAGACTCATCGGGCCCTCATCGAAATTGTCGCCTGCGCGGAGGCCGGCGCCTTCGATCAGGCCTTGGAAGAATGGTATCCCCGGACCGATTCCATCTCGGTGGATTATGGCATTATGGAGAAGGCCGACAACATTTTTTGCGTGGCCGGCGACATTGGTTGGAGCGATCTGGGAAGCTGGGAAGCGCTTTATGAGGCGTTGGAGAAAGACGCGTCAGGGAACATCCTCAAAGGCAATTGCCTCACCCTCGATGCGATGCGCAACCTGGTCGATGTGTCCGGAAAGCAGGTCGCCCTGATCGGCGTGGCGGATCTGGTCATCGTGGAAACCGAGGATGCGCTGTTGATCTGCGATCGGAAGCGGTCGCAGGACGTTTCAAGCATGGTCAAGGAGTTGGAGCTAAGAGGATTGAAGGGATTACTTTAG
- a CDS encoding pyridoxal phosphate-dependent aminotransferase — translation MEITDRYSKRTHRISVSATLQVLTEAEKLKAQGIEILDFGPGEPDFPTPANVKAAGIRAIESNFTKYTATPGIMPLRESIARHHAREFGSSYSAKETIVTVGGKQALFNAMAALVDHGDEVILPTPFWVTFQDLITYHGGVPVYVAAKEENDFCLKAVDVERALTARTKLIIVNSPNNPSGGVVADDEFKKIAQLVISRNLFLITDEAYSHFIYEGREPFSISRLGDAIKSHLVVIGTLSKTYAMTGWRLGYALAPEKLIQQMLKIQSHSTSNPTSISQRAALEALDGPQDSVRQMLIEYTRRRQYILDAMRAIPGIRCARPYGAFYVYPNVSALYGKGGIHNSMDLAKALLDRARIAVVPGEAFGTPEHLRFSYATSMDTIERGMTVFRDFVLSLG, via the coding sequence ATGGAAATCACGGACCGGTATTCAAAGCGCACTCATCGTATCAGTGTTTCAGCCACATTGCAGGTTTTGACCGAAGCCGAGAAGTTGAAGGCTCAGGGGATCGAGATCCTTGACTTCGGCCCGGGAGAGCCCGATTTTCCGACGCCCGCGAACGTCAAGGCAGCGGGCATTCGCGCTATCGAATCCAACTTCACTAAATATACCGCCACGCCGGGAATCATGCCCTTGCGGGAGAGTATTGCGCGTCACCACGCGCGGGAATTTGGCTCCAGCTATTCGGCCAAAGAGACCATTGTGACGGTGGGCGGCAAGCAGGCACTCTTCAATGCCATGGCCGCCCTGGTGGATCACGGGGATGAGGTCATTCTGCCGACCCCGTTTTGGGTGACGTTCCAGGATCTGATCACCTATCATGGGGGCGTCCCGGTCTACGTTGCGGCAAAGGAGGAGAATGATTTCTGTTTGAAAGCGGTCGACGTCGAGCGCGCCCTCACCGCCCGGACCAAACTGATCATCGTCAACTCCCCCAACAACCCGAGTGGCGGCGTGGTGGCCGATGATGAATTCAAGAAGATCGCTCAGCTCGTCATCAGCCGGAACCTGTTCTTAATAACGGATGAGGCTTACAGCCATTTCATCTATGAAGGCCGCGAGCCCTTCTCGATCTCCCGCCTGGGCGATGCGATCAAGTCGCACCTGGTGGTGATCGGGACCCTTTCCAAAACCTATGCCATGACGGGTTGGCGGCTGGGTTACGCCCTGGCGCCTGAAAAATTGATTCAGCAGATGCTCAAGATTCAGAGCCACTCGACCTCGAATCCCACATCCATCTCTCAACGCGCCGCGCTCGAAGCACTCGATGGGCCCCAGGATTCCGTCCGGCAAATGCTTATCGAGTACACGCGGCGCCGGCAATACATTCTCGACGCGATGAGAGCAATCCCCGGGATCCGGTGTGCCCGGCCCTATGGCGCGTTTTATGTTTATCCCAATGTTTCGGCGCTTTATGGCAAGGGCGGGATTCACAATTCAATGGATCTTGCCAAGGCCTTGCTGGATCGCGCTCGCATCGCCGTCGTTCCTGGAGAGGCCTTTGGCACGCCGGAGCACCTCCGATTCTCCTATGCCACGTCGATGGACACCATTGAACGTGGAATGACGGTATTTCGTGATTTCGTGCTCTCCCTGGGATAA
- the coaD gene encoding pantetheine-phosphate adenylyltransferase — protein MKKIALYPGTFDPVTNGHIDIIGRCSKLFDRVIVAVLLNPDKSPLFTVRERVSMLKTVTQERYGNVAVDTFDGLLVEYAVKKKATVIVRGIRAISDYEYELQMALMNRRLEPRIETVFMLPAESYSYLSSKLIREIFVLGGSVKGLVPEIVEQRLHAKNKGPMAARQQG, from the coding sequence TTGAAGAAAATCGCTCTTTACCCGGGTACGTTCGATCCAGTGACGAACGGCCACATCGATATCATTGGACGTTGCAGCAAGCTGTTTGACCGGGTGATAGTCGCCGTTTTATTAAACCCCGACAAGAGTCCTCTCTTCACGGTCCGGGAGCGGGTGTCGATGCTGAAAACCGTGACCCAGGAGCGCTACGGGAATGTGGCAGTGGATACGTTCGATGGTTTGTTGGTTGAATACGCGGTAAAAAAGAAAGCCACCGTGATCGTCCGGGGCATCCGGGCCATCTCGGATTACGAGTACGAACTCCAAATGGCCCTGATGAACCGGAGGCTTGAACCCCGGATCGAAACGGTTTTCATGTTGCCGGCCGAGTCTTACAGTTATCTGAGTTCGAAGCTGATCCGCGAGATTTTTGTATTGGGCGGGTCGGTGAAGGGACTGGTGCCGGAGATCGTGGAACAACGCTTGCACGCCAAGAACAAGGGCCCTATGGCGGCTCGTCAGCAAGGCTGA
- a CDS encoding NAD(P)-dependent glycerol-3-phosphate dehydrogenase translates to MKRVAVIGGGNWGTALSIILSRQGHPVALWAYEKEVVESINQRHENCLFLEGYKTPETLRASSSFEEVLTDAEIVIGVMPSHHARGLYQQMRPHLRPEMLFVSATKGLEEESLMRMSEVFRDVVGEALGVQFAVLSGPTFAREIARGDPAAVVIASEQESAAQLVQREFSSRQFRLYRNRDVIGVELGGSVKNVIAIAAGVCDGLGLGSNSIAALITRGLAEMTRLVVATGGKKETMAGLAGLGDLVLTCTGALSRNRTVGEELGKGKRLKEIVSSMRMVAEGVRTTVAAVALARKFEVEMPIIDQMYAMLYEDRTPVDAIHQLMDRTLKQE, encoded by the coding sequence ATGAAGAGAGTCGCAGTAATTGGTGGGGGGAATTGGGGCACGGCCCTTTCCATCATCCTTTCCAGACAGGGGCATCCCGTCGCCTTGTGGGCCTATGAGAAAGAAGTCGTAGAGTCCATCAACCAGCGTCACGAGAACTGTCTATTTCTGGAAGGGTACAAGACACCCGAAACCCTCCGGGCCTCCAGTTCATTTGAAGAAGTGTTGACCGATGCCGAGATCGTCATCGGCGTGATGCCCTCGCACCACGCCCGGGGACTGTACCAGCAGATGCGTCCCCATCTTCGTCCGGAGATGCTCTTTGTCAGCGCCACCAAAGGCCTGGAAGAAGAATCCTTGATGCGGATGTCGGAGGTTTTCCGGGACGTAGTGGGCGAGGCGCTGGGAGTGCAGTTCGCGGTGCTGTCCGGACCCACCTTCGCCCGGGAGATTGCCCGCGGGGATCCAGCCGCCGTGGTGATTGCCTCCGAGCAGGAGTCGGCTGCTCAGCTGGTCCAGCGCGAGTTCTCGAGCCGCCAATTCCGGCTGTATCGGAATAGGGACGTGATTGGAGTTGAACTGGGAGGATCAGTGAAGAACGTCATCGCGATTGCGGCCGGGGTCTGCGACGGACTGGGCCTGGGATCAAACTCTATTGCAGCGCTCATCACCCGGGGCCTCGCCGAGATGACCCGGCTGGTGGTGGCGACCGGCGGAAAGAAAGAAACCATGGCCGGGCTGGCTGGACTCGGCGATTTGGTCTTGACCTGCACCGGAGCGCTGAGTCGCAACCGCACGGTTGGTGAGGAACTGGGAAAAGGCAAGAGGCTCAAGGAAATTGTCTCGAGCATGAGGATGGTGGCCGAAGGGGTTCGCACAACGGTCGCGGCCGTCGCGCTGGCGAGAAAGTTTGAGGTCGAGATGCCTATCATTGACCAGATGTATGCGATGTTGTACGAGGATCGAACGCCGGTCGATGCGATTCATCAGTTGATGGATCGAACCTTGAAGCAAGAATGA
- a CDS encoding class I SAM-dependent methyltransferase yields MNAYRDDLSYIHDVGFGGFPKSAAEGLLKILGQAGITKGVIVDLGCGSGIWAQKLSDAGYEVWGFDLSPAMIRIARKRVPGGKFQTGSYLKVTLPPCDAVTSLGECFNYRFDEKNNLRGLFRLFRRVYTALRPGGLFLFDMAGPGRGNVPPSRYWEGKGWAILVSVVEDARKKQLTRRITTFRKSGRLYRRDQETHRLQLFERSEIKKQLRQAGFSVRSLPSYGRLPLPKSCFAFMACKPCPATSLSRRRAVEVSSS; encoded by the coding sequence ATGAACGCTTACAGGGACGACCTTTCCTATATTCACGATGTCGGCTTTGGCGGTTTCCCGAAGTCCGCTGCGGAGGGATTGCTGAAAATCCTGGGCCAGGCGGGGATAACGAAGGGGGTCATCGTCGACCTCGGCTGCGGGAGTGGAATATGGGCACAGAAGCTCTCCGATGCAGGCTACGAGGTTTGGGGGTTCGACCTTTCGCCCGCCATGATCAGGATCGCAAGAAAGCGAGTTCCCGGCGGGAAATTTCAAACCGGATCGTATCTAAAGGTCACTTTGCCGCCTTGTGATGCCGTTACGTCGCTGGGCGAATGTTTTAACTATCGGTTTGACGAGAAGAACAACCTCCGTGGGCTTTTCCGGCTGTTCCGTCGCGTGTACACAGCCCTGAGGCCGGGGGGGCTATTTCTTTTCGACATGGCCGGGCCCGGGAGAGGGAATGTCCCGCCCTCAAGGTACTGGGAGGGGAAGGGCTGGGCAATCCTCGTTAGCGTCGTGGAAGACGCCAGAAAGAAACAGTTGACGCGTCGGATCACGACATTTCGGAAGAGTGGAAGACTCTACCGCCGCGATCAAGAAACCCACAGACTGCAGTTATTTGAACGATCCGAAATCAAGAAACAACTTCGCCAGGCAGGATTCTCGGTACGCTCTCTGCCCAGTTACGGAAGATTACCCCTCCCCAAGAGCTGTTTTGCTTTCATGGCGTGCAAACCCTGCCCCGCGACAAGCCTGAGTCGACGACGAGCGGTTGAAGTGAGTTCTTCTTAA
- a CDS encoding phosphoglucomutase/phosphomannomutase family protein, whose product MSSIVFGTDGWRGVIADDFTFDNVRLVVTAIARYVNETATGRKVVAVGYDTRFASPEFAQVAAEVLSAHGIEVLLSNDCVASPILSFAVRHYRTSGGVMITASHNPARWNGVKFKGTYGGSASPSIIHEIEKRLPAAIKEQERPPRFRSGKIRVLDFKGHYREYLKRTVDFRRLRNARVRVLVDVMYGAGRGTLKGILTDLGISCHEMRGEINPAFGGINPEPIDSNLAELRTALQRGRFDVGFASDGDADRIGAMDRTGLFIDSHKIFSMILEHLVGVRKMHGEVAKTFSTTKMIDRICKRHSLVMHQTPIGFKYICDLMLSRRILVGGEESGGIGITRHLPERDSFLCALLLLEIMVHQEKSLREVVSELMKNYGAFYFDRLDLHVNDAVKRAAIGGLTRHPPHKISNYLVARRENLDGFKLLFNDDEWVLIRPSGTEPMLRLYCEARSPQKVKRILTAAKNLVYG is encoded by the coding sequence ATGTCCTCCATAGTCTTTGGAACCGATGGATGGCGTGGGGTCATCGCCGACGATTTCACTTTTGACAATGTCCGGCTTGTGGTCACCGCCATCGCCCGATACGTTAACGAGACCGCTACGGGGCGGAAGGTGGTTGCGGTCGGCTATGACACGCGGTTTGCCTCTCCGGAGTTTGCCCAGGTGGCTGCCGAGGTACTCTCAGCGCACGGGATTGAGGTGTTGCTCTCGAATGATTGCGTGGCCAGTCCCATCCTTTCTTTTGCCGTGAGACACTACCGGACCTCCGGCGGCGTCATGATCACGGCCAGTCACAATCCGGCGCGGTGGAACGGCGTCAAATTCAAGGGAACCTACGGAGGCTCGGCCAGCCCGTCCATCATTCATGAGATCGAAAAGCGATTGCCGGCAGCGATAAAGGAGCAAGAGAGGCCTCCGCGGTTTCGATCCGGAAAGATCCGGGTGCTCGATTTCAAAGGTCACTACCGTGAGTACCTGAAGCGGACCGTGGACTTTCGCAGGCTGCGCAACGCGCGCGTCCGGGTGCTGGTGGATGTGATGTATGGCGCAGGCCGGGGGACCTTGAAGGGCATTCTCACCGATCTGGGGATTTCCTGCCACGAGATGCGCGGCGAGATTAATCCCGCCTTTGGAGGGATCAACCCGGAGCCCATCGATTCAAACCTGGCGGAATTGCGGACGGCACTGCAACGGGGCCGATTCGACGTCGGGTTTGCGAGTGACGGGGACGCCGACCGCATCGGGGCCATGGATCGCACGGGCCTCTTCATCGATTCGCATAAGATTTTTTCAATGATCCTCGAACATCTGGTCGGCGTCCGGAAGATGCACGGCGAAGTGGCAAAGACCTTTTCCACAACCAAGATGATCGACCGTATCTGCAAACGCCATTCGCTGGTTATGCATCAGACCCCCATCGGGTTCAAATATATTTGCGACCTCATGCTGAGTCGTAGAATTCTAGTAGGCGGCGAGGAAAGCGGGGGGATCGGGATCACCCGCCATCTTCCGGAACGCGACAGTTTTCTGTGCGCGCTCCTGCTTCTGGAAATCATGGTCCACCAGGAGAAGTCCCTCCGCGAGGTGGTCAGCGAGTTGATGAAGAACTATGGGGCGTTTTATTTTGACCGGCTGGACCTGCATGTGAACGACGCTGTGAAACGCGCCGCCATTGGGGGGCTTACCCGGCATCCGCCACACAAGATATCCAATTACCTGGTGGCCCGGCGCGAGAACCTGGATGGGTTCAAGCTGCTCTTTAATGACGACGAATGGGTCTTGATCCGTCCCTCCGGCACCGAGCCGATGCTTCGCCTCTACTGTGAAGCGCGTTCCCCCCAAAAGGTCAAACGCATCCTTACGGCGGCCAAAAACCTGGTTTATGGATAG
- the recG gene encoding ATP-dependent DNA helicase RecG — protein MSSLDLNTPIQYLKGVGPRRSELLLQRGIKDVGELLTYAPFRYEDRIHFSSVRDLRVGQPQSILVTVLSCGLSRTRRRGMFIYDLAARDASGLIRCKWFNGAYLEQRKVFKQGMRVVFYGKPEPDPYGYRNLQFLNPQFEILAEESQSGGDGFASSEMGRIVPVYEAIGQLNTRHLRRLIASALATADLKDADPLPPSIGKRLGFPGRTSALSQFHFPDSSEPIETLNSFRSQAQQRMIFEEFFLLEVGLALKRRRARKQAGICFETNESIRAAIKKILPFHPTAAQKRVLREIVEDMRSHSPMNRLLQGDVGSGKTIVALQAMIIAIGNGYQTVLMAPTEILAVQHFLYAKRILAPIDARIALLTSALKRKERTEVLEGLQSGEIDLVVGTHAVLEKDIELKNLGLIVIDEQHRFGVMQRLQLKRKGLYPDTLVMTATPIPRTLALTLYGDLDFSVIDEMPPHRQPIETRWVKGKERQKVMRFVRQQAEEGSQIYVVCPLIEESEASDLKAAVAVFEDLSTRIFSDLKVGLLHGRLSNQEKDDGMAQFAAGVIQILVSTTVIEVGVDVPNATLMMVEHAERFGLAQLHQLRGRIGRGQKKSYCFLMTSETVGEEAEQRLKCLEQSGDGFKIAELDLEMRGPGEFFGTRQSGIPLFRIANLIRDQDLLELAKREASAFVERPPADPEFITLVQYLRAHWSRRFGLVQVG, from the coding sequence ATGTCCTCACTTGATCTCAACACGCCGATCCAATACTTGAAGGGGGTGGGTCCCCGCCGTTCGGAACTGCTCTTGCAGCGTGGAATAAAGGACGTCGGGGAGCTGCTCACCTACGCGCCATTCCGGTACGAGGACCGGATTCACTTTTCTTCCGTGCGGGACCTGCGGGTCGGTCAGCCCCAGTCCATCCTGGTGACGGTCCTCTCCTGCGGCCTGTCACGAACCCGTCGTCGGGGGATGTTTATTTATGACCTCGCGGCCCGGGATGCTTCAGGTCTGATTCGATGCAAGTGGTTTAACGGGGCCTATCTCGAGCAACGGAAGGTATTCAAGCAGGGGATGCGTGTGGTCTTCTATGGGAAACCCGAGCCCGATCCCTATGGTTATCGAAACCTGCAATTCCTCAATCCCCAGTTCGAAATTCTTGCGGAAGAGAGTCAGTCGGGGGGCGACGGCTTCGCCTCATCAGAGATGGGGCGAATTGTTCCTGTTTACGAAGCGATAGGACAGCTTAATACGCGACATCTGCGCCGTTTGATTGCGTCCGCACTGGCGACAGCTGATTTGAAGGACGCGGATCCGCTGCCTCCTTCCATCGGAAAGCGCCTCGGTTTTCCTGGCCGTACTTCCGCCCTGAGTCAATTCCATTTTCCGGATTCAAGTGAACCGATCGAGACCTTGAATTCTTTCCGCTCTCAAGCCCAACAGCGGATGATTTTTGAAGAATTTTTTCTCCTGGAAGTGGGACTGGCTCTCAAGAGGAGACGCGCTCGAAAACAAGCTGGAATCTGCTTTGAGACCAACGAGTCTATCCGCGCGGCCATTAAAAAAATCCTTCCGTTCCATCCCACGGCGGCGCAGAAGCGGGTTTTGCGGGAGATTGTCGAGGACATGCGGTCGCACAGCCCCATGAACCGCCTGCTTCAGGGAGACGTGGGTTCGGGAAAGACGATCGTCGCCCTTCAAGCCATGATCATTGCCATCGGCAATGGGTATCAAACCGTCCTGATGGCTCCCACCGAGATTCTCGCCGTGCAGCACTTTCTTTACGCAAAGAGAATCCTCGCGCCGATTGACGCACGGATCGCTTTGCTGACCAGCGCCCTCAAGCGGAAGGAAAGGACGGAGGTTCTGGAAGGGCTCCAGAGCGGGGAGATCGATCTTGTGGTGGGGACCCATGCCGTCCTGGAAAAGGATATTGAGCTCAAGAATTTAGGGCTGATTGTCATCGATGAGCAACATCGCTTCGGCGTGATGCAGCGGCTGCAATTGAAACGGAAGGGCCTCTATCCAGACACCCTGGTGATGACCGCCACGCCCATTCCTCGGACCCTGGCCTTGACCCTTTACGGTGACCTCGATTTCTCCGTGATCGACGAGATGCCCCCCCACCGACAACCCATCGAAACCCGATGGGTCAAGGGGAAAGAGCGCCAGAAGGTGATGCGGTTTGTCCGCCAGCAGGCGGAGGAGGGTTCCCAGATCTACGTGGTCTGCCCGCTTATTGAGGAATCCGAGGCTTCGGATCTCAAGGCCGCCGTTGCGGTGTTTGAGGATCTTTCCACGCGAATCTTTTCCGATCTCAAAGTGGGGCTGCTTCATGGTCGACTTTCAAACCAGGAGAAGGATGATGGGATGGCTCAATTTGCGGCTGGAGTCATCCAAATCCTTGTCTCGACGACGGTGATTGAGGTGGGGGTGGACGTCCCTAACGCCACCCTGATGATGGTGGAACATGCCGAGCGCTTCGGCCTGGCGCAGTTGCACCAACTTCGCGGCAGGATCGGCAGGGGCCAAAAGAAATCATATTGCTTCTTGATGACCTCCGAGACGGTTGGCGAAGAGGCCGAGCAGAGGCTGAAGTGTCTCGAACAGAGCGGGGATGGGTTCAAGATTGCCGAACTGGACCTCGAAATGCGTGGCCCGGGAGAGTTCTTTGGGACCAGGCAGTCGGGTATCCCGTTGTTTCGAATTGCCAACCTGATCCGGGACCAGGATCTGCTGGAATTGGCCAAGCGCGAGGCATCCGCCTTTGTGGAGCGTCCACCTGCTGACCCGGAGTTCATTACTCTCGTGCAGTACCTTCGCGCCCACTGGAGTCGCAGGTTCGGCCTGGTCCAGGTGGGCTGA